The genomic window CTTACTGCTCGTTAAAATTATGGGGTGGGGACTTCTGAATCATTCAGTAACTGACTTATCAGGCTTATTTTCCTTATCCATATCCGTTGAGTTTACCGCCTGATCCTCTATGAGCGTTGAATATCGCGGCGGTTGATTAGCTTTGGCACAAAGGTCATTTATTTCCTGTTTCAATTCTATCATACGAAAATCATTACCTAAAGTTATTCGGATGAATTGGGTCAATTCTTCATTGATGAGGCGTAGCTCTTCCTTCGACTTAATGATATCGGTAATATCTACCAAAGAGAGATTGCACATTTCTTTATCCGCAGGAAATTCTGCTTCAACCCGCACATTGATACGGGAACTTGTTTTACTTTCCACAATCAACTCGCAAGCCTGCTTTGTCCGATCTTTAAACCCCTTCTCAAAGAAATTATCGAATACGGGTAGGTAATCCTCCAAAACAAAAATGCCAAAGCGCGTGTTCATTAGATGTGAACGATCCATTCCAAAGAGGTTTGACGCACACAAATTCATCTTGATGATAATTCCTTCGCGATTGAGTGTTAAGTAGCTTATCGGTGAGAAGTCATAGAGGTTAGTATACAGTTCCAAAGCTTCCTCGGCCTTAAATCTTGCGTCCTCAAGCTCCTCAGTCTGCATCTCTAATTCAACCTGGTGAATATGCAGTACGTTGATTAGCCTCAGCGCGTCTTCTTCCGACATGATCGCATTAACTTCTTGTTCCTTTTCTTTCAGTCTCTTTTGCGCCCTGCTTAGCAGACTTCCGCCTTCAATATACTCTTTATCACGTTTCATAATATATCCCCTCGCTTACCTCTATTACCTCGCGTATTCGCAAATCACGCTCTCATAGCGTAACTTAATTATTCTTAGATTCAGTATTGACCTTGAAGAAGATT from bacterium includes these protein-coding regions:
- a CDS encoding PAS domain-containing protein; translated protein: MKRDKEYIEGGSLLSRAQKRLKEKEQEVNAIMSEEDALRLINVLHIHQVELEMQTEELEDARFKAEEALELYTNLYDFSPISYLTLNREGIIIKMNLCASNLFGMDRSHLMNTRFGIFVLEDYLPVFDNFFEKGFKDRTKQACELIVESKTSSRINVRVEAEFPADKEMCNLSLVDITDIIKSKEELRLINEELTQFIRITLGNDFRMIELKQEINDLCAKANQPPRYSTLIEDQAVNSTDMDKENKPDKSVTE